A genomic segment from Xiphophorus maculatus strain JP 163 A chromosome 6, X_maculatus-5.0-male, whole genome shotgun sequence encodes:
- the mapre2 gene encoding microtubule-associated protein RP/EB family member 2 isoform X1, with translation MPGPTQALSPNGENNNDIVQDNGTNIIPYRKNTVRGERAYSWGMAVNVYSTSITQETMSRHDIIAWVNDILCLNYTKVEQLSSGAAYCQFMDLLFPGCISLKKVKFQAKLEHEYIHNFKLLQASFKRMNVDKIIPVEKLVKGRFQDNLDFIQWFKKFFDANYDGKEYDPVEARQGQDAIPPPDPGEQIFNLPKKSHHAASSPTAGASRLSSSTPKASTPTSRPSSAKKIPATVSTPAKGEKELEVQVTHLTEQVNTLKLALEGVEKERDYYFSKLREVEMLCQEQGEENSPFVDRLMEVLYASDEQDRGDLAEGDGQEADQQAHEATSQDPQEEQDEY, from the exons ATGCCCGGTCCCACCCAAGCCCTTTCCCCAAATGGAGAGAATAACAACGACATCGTCCAGGACAACGGAACCAACATCATTCCTTACAGGAAAAATACTGTGCGGGGAGAGCGCGCCTACAG CTGGGGGATGGCGGTCAACGTATATTCTACCTCAATAACCCAGGAGACTATGAGCAGGCATGACATCATTGCCTGGGTTAACGATATTCTCTGCCTAAACTACACAAAAGTGGAGCAGCTATCGTCAG GGGCTGCTTATTGCCAGTTCATGGATCTGCTCTTCCCTGGCTGCATCAGTCTTAAAAAGGTCAAATTTCAAGCTAAATTGGAACATGAATACATTCACAATTTCAAACTCCTGCAGGCGTCCTTCAAAAGGATGAATGTGGACAAG ATTATTCCAGTGGAGAAACTCGTTAAAGGCAGATTTCAGGACAACTTGGATTTCATCCAGTGGTTTAAGAAGTTCTTTGATGCCAACTATGATGGTAAAGAGTACGACCCGGTGGAAGCCAGGCAGGGTCAGGATGCGATACCCCCGCCTGATCCTGGTGAGCAAATCTTCAACCTGCCAAAGAAGTCTCACCATGCAGCCAGCTCCCCCACGGCAG GAGCTTCAAGGTTGAGCTCCTCTACTCCCAAGGCTTCAACGCCAACATCCAGACCCTCTTCAGCCAAAAAGATACCTGCAACTGTATCGACTCCTGCCAAAGGAGAGAAAGAACTGGAAGTGCAGGTCACTCATCTTACTGAGCAG gtgaACACATTAAAGTTGGCACTGGAAGGGGTTGAAAAGGAGCGGGATTACTACTTCAGCAAGCTGCGGGAAGTGGAGATGCTGTGTCAGGAACAGGGTGAAGAAAACAGCCCGTTTGTCGATCGGCTAATGGAGGTGCTATATGCTTCGGACGAACAG GACCGAGGGGATCTGGCTGAGGGTGACGGGCAGGAAGCGGACCAGCAAGCCCACGAGGCGACATCACAAGATCCGCAGGAAGAACAAGATGAATACTAA
- the mapre2 gene encoding microtubule-associated protein RP/EB family member 2 isoform X2, with amino-acid sequence MAVNVYSTSITQETMSRHDIIAWVNDILCLNYTKVEQLSSGAAYCQFMDLLFPGCISLKKVKFQAKLEHEYIHNFKLLQASFKRMNVDKIIPVEKLVKGRFQDNLDFIQWFKKFFDANYDGKEYDPVEARQGQDAIPPPDPGEQIFNLPKKSHHAASSPTAGASRLSSSTPKASTPTSRPSSAKKIPATVSTPAKGEKELEVQVTHLTEQVNTLKLALEGVEKERDYYFSKLREVEMLCQEQGEENSPFVDRLMEVLYASDEQDRGDLAEGDGQEADQQAHEATSQDPQEEQDEY; translated from the exons ATGGCGGTCAACGTATATTCTACCTCAATAACCCAGGAGACTATGAGCAGGCATGACATCATTGCCTGGGTTAACGATATTCTCTGCCTAAACTACACAAAAGTGGAGCAGCTATCGTCAG GGGCTGCTTATTGCCAGTTCATGGATCTGCTCTTCCCTGGCTGCATCAGTCTTAAAAAGGTCAAATTTCAAGCTAAATTGGAACATGAATACATTCACAATTTCAAACTCCTGCAGGCGTCCTTCAAAAGGATGAATGTGGACAAG ATTATTCCAGTGGAGAAACTCGTTAAAGGCAGATTTCAGGACAACTTGGATTTCATCCAGTGGTTTAAGAAGTTCTTTGATGCCAACTATGATGGTAAAGAGTACGACCCGGTGGAAGCCAGGCAGGGTCAGGATGCGATACCCCCGCCTGATCCTGGTGAGCAAATCTTCAACCTGCCAAAGAAGTCTCACCATGCAGCCAGCTCCCCCACGGCAG GAGCTTCAAGGTTGAGCTCCTCTACTCCCAAGGCTTCAACGCCAACATCCAGACCCTCTTCAGCCAAAAAGATACCTGCAACTGTATCGACTCCTGCCAAAGGAGAGAAAGAACTGGAAGTGCAGGTCACTCATCTTACTGAGCAG gtgaACACATTAAAGTTGGCACTGGAAGGGGTTGAAAAGGAGCGGGATTACTACTTCAGCAAGCTGCGGGAAGTGGAGATGCTGTGTCAGGAACAGGGTGAAGAAAACAGCCCGTTTGTCGATCGGCTAATGGAGGTGCTATATGCTTCGGACGAACAG GACCGAGGGGATCTGGCTGAGGGTGACGGGCAGGAAGCGGACCAGCAAGCCCACGAGGCGACATCACAAGATCCGCAGGAAGAACAAGATGAATACTAA